A segment of the Candidatus Pelagisphaera phototrophica genome:
TTCAACGATCTCCTCCAATGCCCGCCTCTCTAGGGTGAAGTCTTGCTTGCCTAATTTGAGCTTCAAGCACGAATAACCATCCCCTACTAGTTTTTCGATTCTCCCCCTATCTCCGATATCTGGCAAAAGTCCGGAAACTTCTATTCGTTCAGAGAACTCCGGCCAAAGCGGATCCCTCCCTATCATTGCTAGCGCTGCCTCCAGTCCGAATCGGACACAAGGATAGTCAATGACTTGATCCGAGACTTTCTCGTATTCAATTTCTCCCTCTAATTGAGAGCACACTGCCAAAGCTGAGACCAGCGATTCCGACCCAAACGACTCTATTGGAGCGATCTCCCCAAAACCAGTTTGCCCGTCCTTATCTCGCAACCGAATGAGAATCCCCGCCCGTTTCGGCAAAGAGTCCGTCGCCGTAGAGTATGGATCGGCAAATGATCTCCGGTATGCCTTGAACTCAAAATCAACCATGGGTTGCGACTCAATCCATCGGTTCGCTATTACGCCACCTTTTTTCTTTTAATGAACGCAAAATACTTGATTCCCCAATTCAGTCTCTCTAAGAGGGACTATGACCAGCCCGAGCAAAGAAATCTTTGACGAAAACCTTTTCTACAAAAGCGCCTCTGCGTTTTTCAACGAGCAAAAAGAAACCGCACTCACGTACGACGATATTTCACTCGCCACCAACTACAGTGAGGTTCTCCCAAGGGACACGAAATTAGAGACGAGCCTATCGGACCAAATCAAGCTAAACATCCCGATCATCTCATCTGACATGGACACGGTCACCGAATACCGGATGGCAATCGCTATGGCAACCAGCGGCGGCATGGGGATCATCCATTACAATATGCCTTATCGGGAACAAGTCTCTCAGGTAACAAGGGTCAAGTACCACATCAACGGTCTGCTTCCCAATCCCATAACGGTCCAGCCCGAGCAATACATCGGCGACGTAATCGAAATGATCGATGAAAAGGGCTACAAGTTTCGCACGTTTCCCGTCACCGAAAAGGACGGTAAGCTCGTTGGCCTACTTGGCAGCCGCGTTGTCAAAGCTCGGTACGGGCATATAAAAGTGGCTGAAGCCATGGATCCCGCCTCGACGGTGCTGACTCTTCATGAGAACGATATCAAGCCGAATCCTATCGATGTAGCCGACAAATTTTTCAGCAAACACCTTGGCATCAACAAGCTTCTCGTTGTCGACGATGCCCATCACCTAAAAGGGCTCGTTAGTATTTCAGACATCGAGCGGATCAATGCAGAAAAGCAGAGCGTTCTAAAGCCCGCCCGCGATTCGGACTTCCGCCTGTTGGTAGGCGCTGCGATTTCTACCGTCTGGAAAAAAGACGGCTCGCTAGACAAAGATGCCATCCTTGAGCACGTCACCAATCTCTGTAACGAAAGAGTGGATGCAGTCGCTGTCTCTGCAGCGCACGGCCACAGCACGGGCATCGGGCAAGTGGTCAAATTGCTGCGAAGCGAATTTCCAGATCTTACCATCATCGCCGGCAATGTAACCTCTGGTAGCGGCGTAGAGTACTTAGCCGACTGCGGCGCGGATGCGATCAAAGTCGGCCAAGGGCCAGGCTCCATTTGCACGACGCGAGTCGTGGCCGGCGTTGGCATTCCTCAACTCTCCGCCCTTTACAATGCTTCCCGGGGCGCAGAAAAGAAAGGCGTTCGTATAATCGCGGACGGGGGAATCACCAAGTCAGGCGATATCGTTAAAGCCATGACTCTTGCAGATTCGGTAATGCTCGGAGGACTCCTCGCCGGAAGCCCAGAGGCACCCGGGGAAATTATCGAGATAAACAACAAGCTCTATAAGGAATATCGAGGAATGGGTAGCCTGAGCGCGATGAAAAAAGGCTCAGCTGCTCGCTACGGACATCTCAAAAAAGACACAGCACGAAAACTGAC
Coding sequences within it:
- the guaB gene encoding IMP dehydrogenase, which produces MTSPSKEIFDENLFYKSASAFFNEQKETALTYDDISLATNYSEVLPRDTKLETSLSDQIKLNIPIISSDMDTVTEYRMAIAMATSGGMGIIHYNMPYREQVSQVTRVKYHINGLLPNPITVQPEQYIGDVIEMIDEKGYKFRTFPVTEKDGKLVGLLGSRVVKARYGHIKVAEAMDPASTVLTLHENDIKPNPIDVADKFFSKHLGINKLLVVDDAHHLKGLVSISDIERINAEKQSVLKPARDSDFRLLVGAAISTVWKKDGSLDKDAILEHVTNLCNERVDAVAVSAAHGHSTGIGQVVKLLRSEFPDLTIIAGNVTSGSGVEYLADCGADAIKVGQGPGSICTTRVVAGVGIPQLSALYNASRGAEKKGVRIIADGGITKSGDIVKAMTLADSVMLGGLLAGSPEAPGEIIEINNKLYKEYRGMGSLSAMKKGSAARYGHLKKDTARKLTAEGVEGMKEVRGSVLNILAEMSGGLQAGMGYNGAKNLEELRDKARFVRISSAGMKESAPHDVIEVAKRS